Below is a genomic region from Rana temporaria chromosome 3, aRanTem1.1, whole genome shotgun sequence.
aatatgtaCAGTCCGGTCTCAGTTTCCTGAATGTAGCCACACAGATCTGCCCATCCCTGCTGCTGATTCCTGCCAGCCAGGCGACTGGCATTCACAAATGGAGGCCAAGCAATGGCAGCTTTCCTTTCCCTTCAGTACTGGTTCCTTTAAAGTTTCATCTCACTGACCAGTCATAAGTAAGTTATGACTTAGACGGCGTCCTAGGAACAAGATCGAATGTGTGATTAGAGGTTATGAGTCGAGCAGCATTTTTCCCGGGTCAACAGTTTTCATCAACGTTCCCATCTGTTTGTAAACTCGTCATTGTCAATAAAGATAGCGGCGCGCTCCGCCTAGGAACGGCCTTCACGCCACCGAGCAAAGTGACCCCGCCGTACATCTTATGGGAGGATAACGTCACCATACAATGTACATTGATGCCCACTGAGTTTGTCCTTTTGACTATGGGAGGCGCCTCAGCACCACCGACAATGCCGATGGCCCATTAAGCGTCTTCCATTTACAGCGGGGGCGACGCGTTCGCTCCGAGGACTCCGCCATCAAAGGATTATTCACTGCGGCCTGCTGTTGAGTCACATTGAAATAAACACAAATAATTCTAATTCACAGCAAACCTAAAGACATTAGAGACGTGACCCGTGAAGTTCATTAAGATGATCGCATTGTGGGGACAAATCAAAGGAAACCCAACCGAGCCGCATCGGGTCAGAATATAAAGCGAAAAACGCTCCAAGTGCACTTCCTCTTCTAaacctcaaataataataataactattattatttttattattattaatcaatattattatttaaGTAATTAAACAAatctacatatatttttatagctGAAGCTTTCATTAAATCTCATCTCCAGGAAAAATGCGCCCTCGCATTGCCCCTCCCCAACTGCAAGGGTTACCGATTTGCTAAatcttcagggggggggggggcaatagtgAGGATGCATTACTTACCTTTCCCCCCACTCCTGCCCCCTGGGTTGGATGGTGGTTGTTTGGATGGGTGAGTGGAAGGTTTGGATTGGTTGTTAGGTTGGCTGGTGGGTGGTCTGTTTTGATGGTGTGTGTTTGGGTTGGAAGGTGGTTAGTTGAGTTGGATGGGTGGCTTGTTGTGTTGAATGATAGGTGTGTGGGTTGTTTGGATTGGTGGCTGGTTGCGTTAGATAATAGGTGGTTGGGTTGGATGCTAGGTGGTTGGGTTGGATGGTTGGGCTTGATCAGGTTTGAAAATAGGTGGTTGGGTTGGATGCTAGGTGCTTGGGTCAGATTGGATGGTGTGTGGTTGGGTTGGGTGGGTGGATGATTGGATTAGATGGTGGACATTTTTAAGTGGCTGCAGCTGGTGGCCAGCATGGAAACAGAGAGAATCACCTGCAGGTCTTTGTTATTCTGAAAAGTGGTGCAGGTTTGATTGGACGGTGTGTGTCTGGGTTGGATGGGTGGCTGGTTGGGTTGGGTGGTGTTTTTTTGGTTTGTATGGATGGGTGGCTGGTTGTGTTGAATGGTAGGTGGTTAGGTTGGATGAGTGGGTTGGACAGTAGTTGTTTGGTTAGGATGGGTGGCTGGTTGGGTTGGATAATTGGTGGTTGAGTTGGATAGTAGGTAGTTGGATTGGATGATTGGGTTGGATGGTGGCTGGTTGGGTTGGATGTACGGCTGGTTGGGTTGGATGGTGGCTGGTTGGGTTGGATGTAAGGCTGGTTGGGTTGGATGCTGGGTGGGTGGTTGGGTTAGATGTATGGCTGGTTGGGTTGGATGGTGGCTGGTTGGGTTGGATGTACGGCTGGTTGGATGGTGGGTGGGTGGTTGGATTAGATGTATGGCTGGTTGGGTTGGATGGTGGCTGGTTGGGTTGGATGTACGGCTGGTTTGGTTGGATGGTGGGTGGGTGGTTGGGTTGGATGTATGGCTGGTTGGGTTGGATGGTGGGTGGGTGGTTGGGTTGGATGTACGGCTGGTTGGGTTGGATGGTGGGTGGGTGGCTTAGATGTATGGCTGGTTGGGTTGgatggtgggtgggtgggtggttGGGTTAGATGTACGGCTGGTTGGGTTGGATGGTGGGTGGGTGGTTGGGTTAGATGTATGGCTGGTTGGGTTGGATGGTGGCTGGTTGGGTTGGATGTACGGCTGGTTGGGTTGgatggtgggtgggtgggtggttGGGTTAGATGTATGGCTGGTTGGGTTGGATGTACGGCTAGTTGGGTTAGATGATGGGTATTTTTTAGTGGCTGCGCTGGTGGTCAGTGTGGAGACAGAGAGGATGACCTTTAGTTTGGACAGTCTGCAGGTCTTTGTTATTCTGGAAAGCGGTGCAGGTTTATGTGAAGTATGGATAGATCACAGATAAGGGGACTTCCAGCACACCCGCTCCAGCCGGTGTCTGGGGCCCTGATTGGATCCCACTCCTGTCCAATGACGCGGGAGCCATGGGGCGGAGCCGAGTCCTGCAGTCTGTGTCAATGCACGCAGCAGGACACAGGAGTGCGCAGAGGGAGAGTGTTTCTCTGACGgagcactcgagaagaggaggagccaggagcgccgttGAGGGACCcctgaagaggaggattggggccactctgtgcaaaactcttacacagaggaggtaagtatgacatgtttgttttaaaaaaaaaattgaatgtttacATATCCTTTAACGATTAACCAAACTCAGCCTGAACCTTACCTCATCTCTAGTGGGGCTCATATTGGTACCTTAAGAGCCCCATTGCGGTTGTTATGCTATATAAGTGGTCGGTGTGATAAATGAGGGATGATGGCGCCTGCTAGAAAATCTGAATATTACAACCATAAATCTTTTTCCAATTTTCTGCTCTGCATTCATTTGTCTCCCTTTTTGAAGCCATCAGCCGGTGCAATTATTTAAATCGAGTTCAAGCCCGGGATCTTCTGCTCTCTGTCAGCACAGCTTTCACTTTCCTTTATTTGGACCCTAAaacttgtgtccctcattttcccccacaaatgctCCTCTTAAATGTCTGACCAGCAAAAATAAACCTAAATTTGTTGAATGAGGGTAACATAAAGAAGTCATGTAGTTGTACAAGGAATGTCGAGATACAAAGTGGTGCAGCTAGTAATCATTTTGtctgggagtgtgtgtgtgtgggggtgggggggggggggtgcatgtgcaCACTAACGTGGTTTGGATGGTGGTTGTTTGGTTTGGATGGGTGAGTGGAAGGTTTGGATGGGTGGTTAGGTTGGCTGGTGGGTGGTCTGGTTCGATGGTGTGTGTTTGGGTTGGAAGGAAGGTGGTTAGTTGTGTTGGATGGGTGGCTTGTTgggttggatgttttttttttctttggtttggATGGGTGGGTGGCTGGTTGTGTTAAATGGTAGGTGGTTGGGTTGGATGGTGGTTGTTTGGATGGGTTGGTAGAAAGTTTGGATGGAAGGTTAAGTTCGCTGGTGGGTGGTTTGGTTCGATGGTGTGTGTTTGGGTTGGAAGGTGGTTAGTTGTGTTGGATAGGTGGCTTGTtgtattggatgtttttttttgtttgtatggaTGGGTGGCTGGTTGTGTTAAATGGTAGGTGGTTGGGTTGGATGAGTGGGTTGGATGGAGGTTGTTTTGTTTGGATGGGTGGCTGGTTGCGTTAGATAATAGGTGGTTGGGTTGGATGGTATGTGCTTGGGTTGGATGGTAGGTGGTTGGGTTGGATGGTGGATGGTTGGGTTTGATGGGTGGCTGGTCTGGTTGGATAATAGGTGGTTGGGTTGGATGCTAGGTGGTTTGATAGGTTGGTGGGtggttgggttgggttgggtgggtggttgggttgggttgggtgGGTGGCTGATTGGATTAGATGGTGGGCATTTTTGAGTGGCTGCAGCTGGTGGCCAGTGTGGAAAGAGAATGACCTGCAGGTCTTTGTTATTCAGGAAAGTAGTGCAGGTTTGGTTGGACGGTGTGTGTCTGGGTTAGGATGGGTGGCTGGCTGGGTTGAATGGGTGGCTTATTGGGTTGGGTGGTGTTTTTTTGGTTTGTATGGATGGGTGGCTGGTTGTGTTGAATGGTAGGTGGTTAGGTTGGATGAGTGGGTTGGACAGAGTTTGTTTGGTTAGGATGGGTGGCTGGTTGGGTTTGGTAATAGGTGGTTGAGTTGGATGGATAGCTGGTTTGGTTGGATGGTGGCTGGTTGGGttagatcaggggtgggcaaactttttgactcgagggccgcaatgggttcatatattggacccgggggccggaccaagagtagatggacggtgtgtatgtgtgaattaatataaattaaatttaaatttgtaACATTAAACGTTTAGATTAATTTAAGGTAGAAAAGCATAAACAGAGTTATTTTACAAAACGTTATATTACCCATGTATAATGTCCCACGATAGCCCTTTTCAGTTATTACCCCTGTATAATAATGTACCTGCCTGATACCCCTTATTTATATTACCCCACCCTGTCTAATTTACCCTGATACCACTCAGTTATACTTCCATAACTGATGGGTATCAGGGTACATTACACAGGGGTAATATAACTGAGGAGGGCTATCGGAGACATAATACAAGAGTGAGGGGTAATATATAAGTTATATTACCCCCGTATATTGTCTGCTAGTAGCTTAGCCCTCCTCAGTTACATTACCCAGCCTACGTGTACCCTGATGGCATACCCCTCCCTAGTTATGTACCCCCTGTTAATTTACCCTGCCTGATACAAGGCAGTATTAATCCGTACTCTGCCCACGGCCCTGCCCCCACTAGCTGCTGGCCGGCCCAGCCACTACCATGCCGTTAGCTAGCGCTCCACGGGCCGGATTAAAGGGTCCGCccggccgtatacggcccgcgtaGTTTGCCCATTCCTGGGTTAGATGATAGGTGGTTGGGTTGGACAATGGGCATTTTTTGTGGCTgtgctggtggtcagtgtggaGACAGAGAAGATGACCTTTTAGTTAGGATGGTCTGAAGGTCTTTGTTATTCTGGAAAGTGGTGCAGGTTGGGTTGGATGGGTGGCTGGTTGGGTTGGATGGGTGGCTTGTTGGGTTGGATGGGTGGCTTGTTGGGTTGGATGGTGTTTTTTTGGTTTGTATGGATGGGTGGCTGGTTGTGTTGAATGGTAGGTAGTTAGGTTGGATGAGTGGGTTGGACAGTATTTGGTTAGGATAGCTGGTTTGGTTGGATGGTGGATGGGTGGGTGGTTGGGTTGGATGTATGGCTGGTTGGGTTGGATGTATGGCTGGTTGGGTTGGATGTACGGCTGGTTGGGTTGGATGGTGGTTGGGTTAGATGTATGGCTGGTTGGGTTGGATGGTGGTTGGGTTGGATGTATGGCTGGTTGGGTTGGATGGTGTGTGGTAGGGTTGGATGTACGGGTGGTTGGGTTGGATCTATGGCTGGTTGGGTTGgatggtgggtgggtgggtggttGGGTTGGATGGTGGTTGGGTTGGATGTATGGCTGGTTGAGTTggatggtgggtggtgggtgGTTGGGTTGGATGGTGGGTGGTTGGGTTGGATGTACGGGTGGTTGGGTTGGATGGTGGTTGGGTGGTTGGGTTGGATGTATGTCTTGTTGGGTTGGATGGTGGGTGGTTGGGTTGGATGTACGGGTGGTTGGGTTGGATGGTGGTTGGGTGGTTGGGTTGGATGTATGGCTGGTTGGGTTGGATGGTGGTTGGGTGGTTGGGTTGGATGTATGGCTGGTTGGGTTGgatggtgggtgggtgggtggttGGGTTGGATGTATGGCTGGTTGGGTTGgatggtgggtgggtgggtggttGGGTTGGATGTATGGCTGGTTAGGTTGGATGGTGGGTGGGTGGTTGGGTTGGATGGTGGGTGGTTGGGTTGGATGTACGGATGGTTGGGTTGGATGGTGGTTGGGTGGTTGGGTTGGATGTACGGCTGGTTGGGTTGGATGGTGGTTGGGTGGTTGGGTTGGATGTATGGCTGGTTGGGTTGAATGGTGGGTGGTTGGGTTGGATGTATGGGTGGTTGGGTTGGATGGTGGGTGGTTGGGTTGGATGTACGGCTGGTTGGGTTGGATGTATGGCTGGTTGGGTTGGATGGTGGGTGGTTGGGTTGGATGTATGGCTGGTTGGGTTGGATGGTGGTTGGGTGGTTGGATGTATGGCTGGTTGGGTTGGATGGTGGTTGGGTGGTTGGGTTGGATGTATGGCTGGTTGGGTTGAATGGTGGGTGGTTGGGTTGGATGTATGGGTGGTTGGGTTGGATGGTGGTTGAGTGGTTGGGTTGGATATATGGCTGGTTGGGTTGGATGGTGGGTGAGTGGTTGGGTTGGATGTATGGCTGGTTGGGTTGGATGGTGGGTGGGTGGTTGGGTTGGATGTACGGCTGGTTGGGTTGGATGGTGGGTGGGTGGGTTGGATGTACGGCTGGTTGGGTTGGATGGTGGTTGGGTTGGATGTATGGCTGGTTGGATGGTGGTTGGGTTGGATGGTGGGTGGGTTGGATGTATGGCTGGTTGGGTTAGATGATGGGCATTTTTAGTGGctgtgttggtggtcagtgtggagACAGAGAGGATGACCTTTAGTCTGGACGGTCAGCAGGTCTTTGTTATTCGGGAAAGCGGTGCAGGTTTatgtgatggatggatggatggatggatggatcacagAGGGGAGTTCCAGGAAAAAGATGGAAGGTGGATCTCACACTGGAGACTTCCTTCTGTATTCGGCTGAATTTACAaaagtgtttttattactttaaaACAAAAGTGAGATAACGGCGGCTCGAGAGACGTGACCTGCGATTGGCCAGCAATCCCCTTCCTTTGATATCGCCTCCTGTATCCGGTCAATGATTTCTTCTCCATCGTTGTACAATCATGCTCCCAGTGACGTCCCTTTTTTTTGTACCCAGCAGACTGAACGCCGTGGAATTTCTGTCACAGACGCGGATCACATCGATTCTTTGTACCTTTTGTGTCTCTTTTGTtgcaaaatcttcttttcttttatttctttttttttttttttcttcaaactcTTGACAGCAGTTTGACTGCAACGCGGCGATGACAACTTGTCGCGGAAAATTCCGGCAGTTTGATGCGCTGAAAGTTCTTTATGGTAATCAGACCCCGAGGAATAAAGTTGCCGACGGAAGTCAAAGGAATCTTCTTTGTGATTTACTGAAAAAGATTAGAAGATTTGTGGGCGTGGCTTCACATCGCAATACGCGACCGACGATTCCTCCGCATTCTCTCTGAAACCACGGCAATCCGGAGTCACCAAAGACAATGTGTCTATATACAcagcacactatattaccaaaagtattgggacgccggcctttacacacacatgaactttaatgaccccccagtcttagtccggagggttcaatattgagttggctccgccctttgcagctataacaccttcacctcttctgggaaggccgtccacaaggtttaggagtgtgtctatgggaaggccgcccacaaggtttaggggtgtgtctatgggaaggtctgtccacaaggtttaggggtgtgtctatgggaagatctgtccacaaggtttaggggtgtgtctatgggaaggccgtccacaaggtttaggggtgtgtctatgggaaggcggtccacaaggtttaggggtgtgtctatgggaaggcggtccacaaggtttaggggtgtgtctatgggaaggcggtccacaaggtttaggggtgtgtctatgggaacatccgtccacaaggtttaggggtgtgtctatgggaaggtctgtccacaaagtttaggggtgtgtctatgggaaggctgtccacaaggtttaggggtgtgtctatgggaaggctgtccacaaggtttaggggtgtgtctatgggaacatccgtccacaaggtttaggagtgtgtctatgggaaggtctgtccacaaggtttaggggtgtgtctatgggaagggcatccacaaggtttaggggtgtgtctatgggaaggcggtccacaaggtttaggggtgtgtctatgggaaggccgtccacaaggtttaggggtgtgtctatgggaaggcggtccacaaggtttaggggtgtgtctatgggaaggcggtccacaaggtttaggggtgtgtctatgggaaggcggtccacaaggtttaggggtgtgtctatgggaacatccgtccacaaggtttaggggtgtgtctatgggaaggtctgtccacaaagtttaggggtgtgtctatgggaaggctgtccacaaggtttaggggtgtgtctatgggaaggctgtccacaaggtttaggggtgtgtctatgggaacatccgtccacaaggtttaggggtgtgtctatgggaaggcggtccacaaggtttaggggtgtgtctatgggaaggctgtccacaaggtttaggggtgtgtctatgggaaggccgtccacaaggtttaggggtgtgtctatgggaagatccgtccacaaggtttaggggtgtgtctatgggaaggcggtccacaaggtttaggggtgtgtctatgggaaggcggtccacaagttttaggggtgtgtctatgggaagatccgtccacaaggtttaggggtgtgtctatgggaaggccgtccacaaggtttatcggtgtgtctatgggaaggcggtccacaaggtttaggggtgtgtctatgggaaggccgtctacaaggtttaggggtgtgtctatgggaaggccgtccacaaggtttaggggcgtgtctatgggaaggccgtccacaaggtttaggggtgtgtctatgggaaggccgtccacaaggtttaggggtgtgtctatgggaagatctgtccacaaggtttagaggtGTGTCtaagggaaggccgtccacaaggtttaagggtgtgtctatgggaagatctgtccacaaggtttaggggtgtgtctatgggaagatccgtccacaaggtttagaggtGTGTCtaagggaaggccgtccacaaggtttaggggtgtgtctatgggaaggccgtccacaaggtttaggggcgtgtctatgggaaggccgtccacaaggtttaggggtgtgtctatgggaaggccgtccacaaggtttaggggttgTTTAGGGGTTATTCCTCTTTTCATTGTTTGTTCAGCGTAATCATTCTTACACCCTGTCGCCGTGAACATTGGAGTGAGAGCGCTAATTCTAGGGCCACCATTCACAATGAACTCTTCAAGGCTTTTTACGTTACTTCTAGACGTTTAGGCGCTGTAGTTTGTCGCTATTTCTCAGGTGAACGGCGCTGTTCTTTGCATCTTTTGATCaacttattatttgtattttatggctttaattttttttggggcactgaaataaatatatttctgaaaatttgtgtttgattaacaactgcgcaaatatggcgtgaTCTAAAAAAATGGCcgcagccaccattttattctccaggaccTCTGCTTCCAAAAAAACGATATAAtgttggggggttctaagtaattttctagaaagaaAAATGTTGATTATCACATGAGAGTGAAATATTATATGATTTTCCTGgaagtaagtggttaaaaaatgaacccctcggggggaaggggggggggggcggtacttcTGGCCGTTCATTGGCCGGTTTTCTGTCGGGCTGGAAAGTCTGATTGGCAGCGAAGCAGAAGCGGGCGTGTTACTATgtaacctttttattattattgttatttttgtttctttttcttcattCAGTGACTGGTGACCGCGCTGCCGCCACCTCCGTCCTCCATTATAGGAAGGCGCGttggttctcccccccccctccttttatcCTCGCCGGCTATTGTGCCACGCGGGACGCGTCTGATGTCACGTGATGAAAAACGCGCCATTATAGCTATTAAAAAGTCGCCCGCTGTTATTGTGACTGGAGAGAGCAAAAAAACACGAGCGACTCCGAGGAATGGGGCGTGGCCTCGCCGCCTCGTATTTTATCATTTCTGATCAAACTCCTCCGGGACGCGATCGGTGATTTATCATCTTCTGATCATTAGGATCCCCTCCCCCGTCCCTGtcccccccctgtccccccccccccgttcccgcACACACAGCAATTGTATTTCCCAGGTTAGCGCGTCGTGTTTGAAAAGAGCGTCTCTGATCTGTTATAGGAAGTATAAtaatgtatattatattataatatagtagatgggggtacctgggtcccactggtttcctccggacagtagatgggggtacctgggtcccactggtttcctccagacagtagatggggtacctgggtcccactggtttcctccagacagtagatgggggttcctgggtcccactggtttcctccagacttctccagacagtagatggggtacctgggtcccactggtttcctccagacttctccggacagtagatgggggtacctgggtcccactggtttcctccagacttctccggacagtagatggggatacctgggtcccactggtttcctccagacttctccagacagtagatgggggttcctgggtcccactggtttcctccggacttctccggacagtagatggaggtacctgggtcccactggtttcctccagacttctccggacagtagatgggggttcctgggtcccactggtttcctccagacttctccggacagtagatgggggtacatgggtcccactggtttcctccagacttttccagacagtagatggggtacctgggtcccactggtttcctccagacttctccggacagtagatgggggttcctgggtcccactggtttccaccagacagtagatgggggtacctggttcccactggtttcctctggacagtagatgggggtacatgggtcccactggtttcctccagacttctccagacagtagatggggtacctgggtcccactggtttcctccagacttctccggacagtagatgggggtacctgggtcccactggtttcctccagacagtagatgggggtacctggttcccactggtttcctctggacagtagatgggggtacctgggtcccactggtttcctccagacagtaaacgggtgtacctgggtcccactggtttcctccagacttctccggacagtagatgggggtacctgggtcccactggtttcctccagacagtagatgggggttcctgggtcccactggtttcctccagacttctccagacagtagatggggtacctgggtcccactggtttcctccagacttctccggacagtagatgggggtacctgggtcccactggtttcctccagacttctccagacagtagatggggtacctgggtcccactggtttcctccagacttctccggacagtagatgggggtacctgggtcccactggtttcctccagacagtagatgggggttcctgggtcccactggtttcctccagacttctccagacagtagatggggtacctgggtcccactggtttcctccagacttctccggacagtagatgggggtacctgggtcccactggtttcctccagacttctccggacagtagatggggaaacctgggtcccactggtttcctccagacttctccagacagtagatgggggttcctgggtcccactggtttcctccggacttctccggacagtagatgaaggtacctgggtcccactggtttcctccagacttctccggacagtagatgggggttcctgggtcccactggtttcctccagac
It encodes:
- the LOC120930253 gene encoding extensin-like produces the protein MEKKSLTGYRRRYQRKGIAGQSQVTLKVILSVSTLTTNTATKNAHHLTQPAIHPTHPPSNPTTIQPAIHPTQPPSNPTSRTSNPPTHHPTQPAVHPTQPPTHHPTQPAIHPTQPLTHHPTQPAIYPTQPLNHHPTQPPIHPTQPPTIQPNQPYIQPNHPTTIQPNQPYIQPPNHHPTQPAIHPTQPPTIQPNQPYIQPNQPYIQPNHPPSNPTTHTSNPTTHHSTQPAIHPTQPPNHHPTQPAVHPTQPPNHHPTQPSVHPTQPPTIQPNHPPTIQPNQPYIQPNHPPTHHPTQPAIHPTQPPTHPPSNPTSHTSNPTTQPPSNPTSHTSNPTTQPPSNPTTRTSNPTTHHPTQQDIHPTQPPNHHPTQPPVHPTQPPTIQPNHPPPTIQLNQPYIQPNHHPTQPPTHPPSNPTSHRSNPTTRTSNPTTHHPTQPAIHPTQPPSNPTSHTSNPTTIQPNQPYIQPNQPYIQPNQPYIQPNHPPIHHPTKPAILTKYCPTHSSNLTTYHSTQPATHPYKPKKHHPTQQATHPTQQATHPTQPATHPTQPAPLSRITKTFRPS